GAGGAGCGCACCCGCCGGGATCGAGGCCCTCCGCCTCGATCCCGCCAGCCTGCCGACCCGTTACCTGATGCCCGATGCGGGCGCCGACGGCGGCAGACGAGCGGTGGACCTGTTTCACGACGGGCTGATCATCCGCCGCACGGTGGGCGGCGCCAGGATGAAGCTGAACCTGCCCTTCGCCGCCTATCAGGGTGTCGCGGTCAGCGTCAGCGAGGGCGCCGAGCCCGGCACCGATCGGGTCGAGGTGGTGCTCGTCCATGCCGATGCCAGCCTCAACGTGCCGCTGTTCGTTGCCGCCGACGACACCGAAGTGGTCGCCGAATGGCAGCTCTGGGGCCGGCGCCTCGGCCTGCCGCTGCTCGTGGTCCAGCCCGACGGCTCGGTGCAGGACGCCTTCGACCGGCTTGGCCAGGTGCTGATCGGCCGGCCGGGACCGCGTCGGCGCCGGCATTCGGCGCTGCGCAGCCGGCGTCCGATGGCGCTGATGCGCCGCAAGGCCGGCGGCGCCGTGCAGGGCCGGGCCGTGCACCGGGAGCGCGAGATCATCGCGCGGTCGTGACGGCCGGGACCACGGCATGCATTGCGCGACGGGGACGGCCTTGCCACATTCGGCACGGCGGGCGCCGCAGGGGCGCTCCGGAGAACCCGACAGATGCCCTTGACCCGACGCGGCCTCGGCGTGGCCGGAGCGGCCTTTGCCGCGGGACTGGCCGGCACGGCACGGGCGGCCTTCGGCCAGGCAGCGGCGGAAACGGTCGACGTCACAAAGCTGATGCAGCCCGGCCCCTTGGGCGATTGCGTGCTCGGCGCGCCCGATGCCCCGGTGACGGTGGTCGAATATGCCTCCGTCACCTGTCCGCACTGCGCGCGGTTCCACACCGCCACCCTGCCGGGCCTGAAGGACAAATATATCGACCGGGGCCACATGCGCCTGGTGTTCCGCGAGTTCCCGCTGAACCAGCTCGACGTCGCCGCCTATATCTTCGCGCGCTGCACGCTCGGCGCCGGCCGGGCGCTCGGCAATCAGGAGCGCTATTTCGTCTATCTGGAGGCGCTGTTCCGCCGGCAGCGCGAGTGGGCGACCGCGACCAATCCGATCGTCGCCCTCGCCGACATCGCCGCCGAAGCCGGCTATGCGCGGGGCGATCTCGAACAGTGCCTCAGGGACCAGGCGATCCTCGATGCCGTGCTGCACAGCCGCGACCGGGCGGTGAGCCAGTTCGGCGTCAACTCGACGCCGACCTTCTTCGTCAACGGCCGGCGGGCGACCGGTTCCGACGCCGATCTCGCCGCGCTGATCGGCACGCTCTTGTGAACGCGGCCGCACACGGTCTCGCGCAAGCGTGACCGTCACGGTGCGGGCAAGCGGAAGCCGTCCTGTTGCCACGGTCGGAGGCGACAGGTATTGGCCTTGATCGACCATTTGCTGGGCAATAAGGAACAAACCACATGGCGTTGTCGCGCAGGGAACTTCTCGAGGGGGCGGCCAGCCTCGCGCTGATCGGCGCGACGGCGGGATTTGCCGGCCCCGCCTTGGCCCAGGCCCCCCGGCGCTCGGCCGCCGAGACCGTCGACGTCGCCGAGCTGATGAAGCCCGGCCCCCTCGGCGACTGCGTGCTGGGCAAGGAAGACGCCCCGGTCACGATCGTCGAATATGCCTCGCTGACCTGCGGCCACTGCGCCAACTTCCACAACACCATCCTGCCGGGGCTGAAGGAAAAATATATCGACACCGGCAAGGTCAAGCTGGTGTTCCGCGAGTTCCCGCTGAACCAGCTCGACACCGCCGTCTA
This portion of the bacterium YEK0313 genome encodes:
- the bdbD_1 gene encoding Disulfide bond formation protein D precursor, whose amino-acid sequence is MPLTRRGLGVAGAAFAAGLAGTARAAFGQAAAETVDVTKLMQPGPLGDCVLGAPDAPVTVVEYASVTCPHCARFHTATLPGLKDKYIDRGHMRLVFREFPLNQLDVAAYIFARCTLGAGRALGNQERYFVYLEALFRRQREWATATNPIVALADIAAEAGYARGDLEQCLRDQAILDAVLHSRDRAVSQFGVNSTPTFFVNGRRATGSDADLAALIGTLL